The sequence TTCCCAAAGTTTCCCCTTTGCCAGCTGGCACCACCAGCAGCGAACTCTGTTTCAGACAGTGCACGGAGAAACTGCTGCTCTTTCGCGTCGCTTTTTGGTCCCATAGCGCGGCAATCCATGAGATTCCCTGCTTTGTCCGCATCGACTGGCCCAGACAGGCATCCCCCTCGCCCGCGGATATCGGCGAGGCCGACAGAGTAGGCCGAGCCGCAACGGACGAAGTCCCCAGGCCGCCACACGCTGGCTGAAGGATCCGTACGGTAGTTCCAGGCAAATGGGCGCTGTCTGGCGCTTGGGCCATGGCCTGAAAGTACAGCGGCCATTCTGCTTCGGCTGCGCGCTGGCGCGTAATCCGTTCTCCTTGCTGACGGGAGAGATTGGGCTCACTATCAGTGGATTTCCCGGTTTATAACGGCTGTCCCTCGTGATTGTTTTCGTGTTTTCCCGTTTTTCGGCACGATTGAAGGCCACGGAGAGATTCTTCCAAGCGCAAGCGACGATCCTCTTTTCTGGAAATCGCCTGCGAGCAACCGCGTTCTGCCAGGATAGCTGGCATATTAAAGTAGACGACCAGTCATCGGATCCAGCGAGAGGGCTTCATGAGCACGAACCATTTCCATGTACTAGCCAAAGAGGAATCGTGGGTCGTCACATTAGGCGGCATGCATCTGAAAACGTGCGACTCGCAATCCGGGGCCTACCGCGAAGCCGTAGCCAAGGCTGCGGAACTCGGAGCCGGTGAAATCTACGTGCACGATGAAGATGGCGAACTGTCCTGGCACGAATCAGTGCCGCACGATCACCGGAAGAATTAGTCACTGCCGTTCCGGCCAAGCTGGGCTGCTGGCTCCAACACCAGCGCCCTGCCGCGCAGGTTCTCCTCGCCGGATCGCCGTGCTTCCACTGCGCTCCAGGCGAGGGGCCCGGGCCTCGGTTTTCAGCCCTGCTTGAGGAATTCAGGCAGCTCGGGAACTATCGTCACCACCACGTCATAAGCTTTCCAATCGGTTCCTTCAAGCAATTTTCGCGCTTCCTCTGATTGGGCAAGTGTCACGGTTTCGGATTCCGGAACGATGAACGCTTCCGTGTGCTGGACCTGGCCGAGTTCGCGCACCCATAATCCCGCAGTGCGAACCCAATCCAGGGAATGAAGCTGTTCCTCCATGGCCGGGATCAGCGGGTGCGGATCCGTGCCGTCGATGCCCTTGGAACGGCGATCCAGTAAATCCGTCGTCGCGGACTTAGTGCTGTCCCAGCCGTCCTTGAGAATGCCGGCAGCGATCACCAGGGCCGCCGTGGAATCCAGCCACCACAATCCAACGCCGATTCCGGCCACGCCGACGATCGAAGCCGCATTGGTCTGCCAGTCGGCCTTGGCCATTTTGGAGTCAGCGTAGAGCAACTTGTTGTGCAGGGGTTGGGCAGCCTTGATTTTCAGCCGACCCAGCACCACGGCCGGTGCCGCGATCAGCGCCATGACCGCCATCATGATCCATCCTTGCCATACCGTATGGCCAAACAGGTTCATGGTCCCGATGGTCGGGTGCTCGAGTTTAACCAGAGCCGATACTGATTCGTACGCGAGCATCGCTCCGACGACGAGCAACGCTACTCCTGCGACCAGATGCCCGGCTCCCATGGACCGGTGGTAGCCGTAGGGGTGGGAGGGCCGACGAGTCCTCCGGGTGAACTGCAGTGATGCCAAGAAGGCCAGCTGCGGCAAGACTGAAAGCATGTCTTCGATCCACGCTGTGCGCATGGCCTGCGAATTCCCCACTACTAGTGCAACAAGGGTAATAGTGAGCGCCGTGTATCCGATGCTGATCCACTCTAGCTTCGCGGCCCGCGCCATGAGTTCACGTTGTTCGTGAGGCAAATGGGTTCCGGGAGAGTTTTTCATGGCATCTCCTGCGTCTGGTCCAGGAAATATTCAAGCTCGGACAGGAAAGCGTTTTCGCCCGGAGGCACGAGCAATACAATTTTCTTTTCCTTGCCTTGGGCATCGGTGGTGGTCGTGTAGGGAAGAGTTACTCCAGCCTTTTCCGACCACGGTGTCTTGGAGGTGATGCCTCCTGCCACCAAATCCAGCTGGCCTGCTTTCAGTTGCTCGACTAGCTGCTCTTCACCGCCAATGGTCCATTGAATTTCCGCACCTGCATGCTGGGCAAAGTCTTCTATGAGCGCTGGTTCGGCGCCCTGGGGTGCTCCATCCCGGATTTCCACGAAATCCGAAGCAGGAGACACGCCGACCCGAAGTGTCCCTGCACGGACTGTGTCCAGGGTTCCCTCGGGGTCCACCGGCACCGCTTGGACGCAGGCTGTCGCCAAGAAGACGCATCCAAGCGCCGCTGCCCGTTATCTTTTTGATAGTCCCTAAAAAGAGGATCATAGGGACTGTCGGCCGACCAATCTCGGCATGGTGTCTTGCCCCTGTCTAACCAATGATCCGAATCTTCTATATCTGTCAACAAGACGAAAGCGGGGCGTCGGGCAACGAATGAAGTGCGTTTAATATGCGATACAGGCGCCTGGCTAAGTACCTTTTCAAAATTCTCCGGACTTCACGTGACGACTTGCCTTCGGGCTTTCTCCGTTCTGCGTAAGCACGAGTGTCTGGATCGTGAATTGTTCTCACGATAGTAGCCATATGCAAAGCGCTGTTCAGCCGACGATCACCACCACGATTCAACCTATGGCGCTCAACATTGCCAGATGAAGCAGGAATAGGATTAACGCCAGCCAACGCGGCAAATGCTGCCTCGGAACGCACCCGGCCAAGATGCGACCACGCAGCATAAACCACCGCTGCAGTCACCGGACCGACACCGGTAACCTCAAGTAGTGGAGCAGCAGGGCTGGACTCGATCAGCTCCGTGATCTTCTCTTGGTTGTCCTTGAGATCAACGTTGAGCACGAGCACACGTTTCGCCATTCGAGTCGACTCAGCACGAGCAAACACACGATCAATGCCTTCATCACGCTCTCGCCACGAAGAAACCTGGACGATCTGTGTTTCAGTCAGTGGTTTCCGAGCGTCAACACCTAAATCCACGATCCGCAAAAGGGCAGTGAGAGCATTGATCTTTGACGTCCGCTCCAGAGTCATCTGTTCCCTCGCCGCGGTCAGAACCCGCAATGCCGCCCGAATCCCATCGGCCTGCCTCGGAATCCGCAATTCTTGCTCAATCAACGGCAGGGCCGCAGCGGCAATCGCGGCGGCGTCAATTGGATCGGTTTTTCCAGCGCCACGCCGGGCAGGGGCATACCGGCGGGGAGCTTCGACCACACGATAGCCGCTATTGGACACCGCACCGGCTAATAGTGCTCCATAGCTGCCGACGCCTTCGATAACCCAAAGTACTCGAACTTCACTTTGAGTTCTTCGATTGACCCACGCGATTGCACGTTTCCTGCCGGCAAGCGAATTGGGAAAACTCTCCGTCCCTATCTGCTCGCCGTTTGGAGCGATCACGGCGTAGGTGTGGGTTCGCGCGTGGGTATCGACGCCGATAATAAACGCGTAAGTGTTCGCGATCGTGGTCATCGTGAGTTCCTCTCGATTAGGCAGCCCTACCCGCTGCCTCCCGGTGGGCCGATGAGCCGGCGGTGTTCACTCGCGAGGCATTCCTGTGATGAGCCACAACGCTTTACGTTGGGCAATCTTCTTATCAAGCCATCGAAACGGACAAGATCGGCGCTGGTCACATCGTCGCAACCGGACAATTCGGATCCAAGGCCACCAGATCGCCGAGGGGGTGTTGAGTCACAGTCGAGACGAGGTAACCAGAACCTACCCTGCCAGCCAGTCACAGACCAGCCACCTCAATACTCACAGGGGGGTGTTGCCACCGAGATTGGGATGGCAGCGTGGTGATTGCTGATTAGGGGCGCGGCGCCAGAAAATGGACGCCTGTCATAACGTGGATGTAAGACTTCGCTACCGACGGTTGGTCGACCTTGAACAGAAACTAGTTCAAAGGAGCACTAGCCATGATCACCACGGACATCGATATTTTCCTCGGACTCGACGTAGGGAAAACCGACCACTGGGCCTGCGCCGTCACTAAGGACGGCACCAAAATATGGAACAAGACCCTGCCTAACGACGAAGCCAAACTCGTCTCGGTCTACCAGAATCTCAGTGCCAAAGGCACCGTCCTGGTCGTCGTGGACCAGCCAGCCACCATCGGAGCCCTCGCTGTTGCGGTCGCCCAGAACCTCGGTATTCCGGTGGCCTACCTGCCCGGACTTTCGATGCGGCGGATCGCAGATATGTATCCCGGCACGGCGAAAACCGACGAAAAAGACGCGTTCATCATCGCGGACGCGGCCCGCACCATGCCGCACACGCTGCGCAGCATCCAGGTCTCTGATGAGGATGAAGCCACCTTGGGCATGCTCACCGGATTTGATCTGGATCTAGCCAGGCAGATCACCCAAACCAGCAACAGGATCCGCGGACTGTTCACCCAAATCCACCCACCACTAGAACGAATCCTCGGCCCATGGCTGGAACACGACGCGGTACTTGAAGTCCTCGCAGCCTGGCCCACCCCAGCCGCGCTGAGGCATGCCGGCAAAGCCCGGATCGATGCGAAGCTGAAGAAATACGGAGCTCGCCGGCACACCGCGTGGGCTTCAACCGTCATCGACGCCTTGGATGAACAGAGCGTCATCGTGGTCGGCACCGACGCCGCAGGCTTGGTCATCCCTCACCTAGCACGACAAATGATTTCCTTGCACGCACAGCGAGCTGATGTTGCTGCACATCTTGAAACCATGGTGGAGGCCCACCCTCTTTACCCGGTCCTGACATCCATGCCAGGGGTCGCTGTCAGGACCGCCGCGATCATCATTGCCGAGATCTCCGGCAAGACCTTCACCAGCGCCGCAGCGTTGTCTTCCTACGCTGGTTTGGCACCGACCACGCGCCAGTCAGGGACTTCGATCAAGTCCGAGCGAGTCAGCCATTCAGGCAATAAACGATTGAAACGTGCGCTCTTCCTTTCGGCGTTCGCGTCCATCCGTTTCGATCCAGCCAGCCGCGAATATTACGACCGGAAACGAGCTCAAGGTAAACGCCATAACCAAGCACTCATCGCGTTGGCGCACCGTCGACTGACGGTCCTGTTTGCGATGATCCGGGATGGCTCACTTTATGATGTTCCGGAGCTGAAAATAGCTTGACACAGAACATAGGGGCACCCCCCTCACCTTCCGAGCGTGGAACGAACTTTGCCAGAACATCATTTCTCCTGAGCTTGATCGGGCCGGGTGGACTCCAAACTACTCCGAGGGCTCGAGTTGCAATGGAACGCCAGAGAAATATCGGCGAATTCCCAGCTCGCTACTTAAACCTGCCGAAAGACTGAACCGCGCCGATCTGAAATTTCGCGAAGCCATGGGCAAGCTCGGCGACGGGCACGAGCAGAGAACGGTCATCACCTTGGCCGGGTATCTCCGGCACTAAGAATTTGTGGTCTGTCCATACCGGCACCTGCTTGGACTGCAACAACCTTAGTTCGCCAGATGCAGTCCCTGGCCGCCGGGTTGCCACTGGGCAAGGATTTGCTTCTGCTAATTAGCATCGACTGGCAGAACATCCCAGTGGGCCTGGTGTCCAGCACCGCCAGCTTCCTGTGCTCGGTCATGATCGTGCAATTCGCCCTGGACTACTGGCTCTATACGTGCTTGCCACACGCGGACATTCCCATTCAATGACACGAATGCCAGATCGCCGCCCGGCCCGTGCCACAATCCGAAGTGGAGAACTGCGCCCGGAACCCGTTGGCGCGTCCAATGCGAGGAGGCATCGGCAGCAGTGCAAGCCAATATGGAGCAGGCCCAGCAACGGACCAACGCGGCCTGGATCATCATCGTGGCCTCCGGGGTCGTGGCAGGCCTGCACATCTGGAAGCTCGCCCCGGCGCTGACCGTCATCCAGGACGAGCTGCGCTTCTCGCTGATCTTCTCCGGCGTACTGCTAGGCGTGGTCCAGATTGCCGGCATGGCCGGCGGGCTGGCCGTTTCCCTGCTCTCGGAAGTCATCTCCCAGCGACGCACCCTGATCCTCGGCCTGCTGCTGCTGGTGCTCGGCAGCGCGCTGGGCGCCTTCGCCCCCAGTGCTCCGTTGCTGCTGGCCACCCGCATCCTGGAAGGCGCGGGTGTCATCATGGCCACCGTCATGGGGCCGGGACTGGTGCGCCTGCATGCCCCGATCAGGAACCTGAATATGGCCGTGGGGTGGTGGGCCGCCTACATGGGCATGGCCACCTTCATCGGCGTCTTCTCCACCGCGCTGGTGCTCCAGCACCTCTCCTGGCACCTGTGGTGGGGCATCCTCGCGTTCATCACCCTGCTGCCCATTCCGCTGATCTTCAAGTTCGTGGGCGCGGATGAACCCGCCGGATCGGCGGCTCTGCGCGAGGCCGCCCAGCGCATCGCCATCACCGCCCGGGCATCGCGTGTGTGGATCAGCGGACTGATTTTCGGGTGCTACACGGTGCAATGGATGGCAGTAGTGGGGTTCCTGCCCACCATCTACGAGGAATTCGGATTGGATCCGGTGGCCGGTGGTTTGGCCTCGGCCGTGGTGGGCGGGCTGAACGCGGTGGGCGCGATCATCTGCGGAGGGCTGCTCCAGCGTGGCGCCAATGGGCGCACGCTGCTGCTAGCCGGTTTCGCGCTGATGTCCCTGGCATCGTTCTGCACCTTCGCCTTCGACTACCCGCCTGGGTTGCTGTGGATCCAGATGATCTGCGTTGGCTTCTTCTCGCTGGCCGGAGCGGCCATCCCGACCACCATGACCCGCGTGGTGGTCGACCTGGCTCCGCCCGGCGGTTCGGCCCC comes from Glutamicibacter arilaitensis Re117 and encodes:
- a CDS encoding MFS transporter, which translates into the protein MQANMEQAQQRTNAAWIIIVASGVVAGLHIWKLAPALTVIQDELRFSLIFSGVLLGVVQIAGMAGGLAVSLLSEVISQRRTLILGLLLLVLGSALGAFAPSAPLLLATRILEGAGVIMATVMGPGLVRLHAPIRNLNMAVGWWAAYMGMATFIGVFSTALVLQHLSWHLWWGILAFITLLPIPLIFKFVGADEPAGSAALREAAQRIAITARASRVWISGLIFGCYTVQWMAVVGFLPTIYEEFGLDPVAGGLASAVVGGLNAVGAIICGGLLQRGANGRTLLLAGFALMSLASFCTFAFDYPPGLLWIQMICVGFFSLAGAAIPTTMTRVVVDLAPPGGSAPASMGLTQQIFNIGNFTGPMLLASMATLTGGWNATWLLTTGFALLGAMLTLLLSRKNSPFATAD
- a CDS encoding transporter substrate-binding domain-containing protein, which codes for MATACVQAVPVDPEGTLDTVRAGTLRVGVSPASDFVEIRDGAPQGAEPALIEDFAQHAGAEIQWTIGGEEQLVEQLKAGQLDLVAGGITSKTPWSEKAGVTLPYTTTTDAQGKEKKIVLLVPPGENAFLSELEYFLDQTQEMP
- a CDS encoding DUF2188 domain-containing protein translates to MSTNHFHVLAKEESWVVTLGGMHLKTCDSQSGAYREAVAKAAELGAGEIYVHDEDGELSWHESVPHDHRKN
- a CDS encoding IS110-like element ISAar17 family transposase translates to MITTDIDIFLGLDVGKTDHWACAVTKDGTKIWNKTLPNDEAKLVSVYQNLSAKGTVLVVVDQPATIGALAVAVAQNLGIPVAYLPGLSMRRIADMYPGTAKTDEKDAFIIADAARTMPHTLRSIQVSDEDEATLGMLTGFDLDLARQITQTSNRIRGLFTQIHPPLERILGPWLEHDAVLEVLAAWPTPAALRHAGKARIDAKLKKYGARRHTAWASTVIDALDEQSVIVVGTDAAGLVIPHLARQMISLHAQRADVAAHLETMVEAHPLYPVLTSMPGVAVRTAAIIIAEISGKTFTSAAALSSYAGLAPTTRQSGTSIKSERVSHSGNKRLKRALFLSAFASIRFDPASREYYDRKRAQGKRHNQALIALAHRRLTVLFAMIRDGSLYDVPELKIA
- a CDS encoding cation diffusion facilitator family transporter, with the protein product MKNSPGTHLPHEQRELMARAAKLEWISIGYTALTITLVALVVGNSQAMRTAWIEDMLSVLPQLAFLASLQFTRRTRRPSHPYGYHRSMGAGHLVAGVALLVVGAMLAYESVSALVKLEHPTIGTMNLFGHTVWQGWIMMAVMALIAAPAVVLGRLKIKAAQPLHNKLLYADSKMAKADWQTNAASIVGVAGIGVGLWWLDSTAALVIAAGILKDGWDSTKSATTDLLDRRSKGIDGTDPHPLIPAMEEQLHSLDWVRTAGLWVRELGQVQHTEAFIVPESETVTLAQSEEARKLLEGTDWKAYDVVVTIVPELPEFLKQG
- a CDS encoding IS110-like element ISAar18 family transposase gives rise to the protein MTTIANTYAFIIGVDTHARTHTYAVIAPNGEQIGTESFPNSLAGRKRAIAWVNRRTQSEVRVLWVIEGVGSYGALLAGAVSNSGYRVVEAPRRYAPARRGAGKTDPIDAAAIAAAALPLIEQELRIPRQADGIRAALRVLTAAREQMTLERTSKINALTALLRIVDLGVDARKPLTETQIVQVSSWRERDEGIDRVFARAESTRMAKRVLVLNVDLKDNQEKITELIESSPAAPLLEVTGVGPVTAAVVYAAWSHLGRVRSEAAFAALAGVNPIPASSGNVERHRLNRGGDRRLNSALHMATIVRTIHDPDTRAYAERRKPEGKSSREVRRILKRYLARRLYRILNALHSLPDAPLSSC